One Desulfofalx alkaliphila DSM 12257 DNA segment encodes these proteins:
- a CDS encoding DUF2703 domain-containing protein, with the protein MNKSDTGCCSCGSGCCGQEQEKRQIIIDFLYLDLSVCKRCQGTETNLYDAVNEVSTVLSEAGFEIVVNKININSRELAIKHHFLSSPTIRVNARDIALEVKESSCKECGDLCGDSVDCRVWVQDGIEYTEPPKSMIINAILKEVYSGHGSIPLSNEKYEIPQNLITFFDSLERKED; encoded by the coding sequence ATGAATAAAAGTGATACTGGCTGTTGCTCTTGTGGCAGTGGTTGCTGCGGACAAGAACAGGAAAAAAGGCAGATTATAATTGATTTTCTTTATCTCGACCTAAGTGTATGTAAGAGGTGTCAAGGAACTGAAACTAACCTCTATGATGCAGTCAATGAAGTATCTACAGTATTAAGTGAGGCAGGATTTGAGATAGTAGTTAATAAGATTAATATAAATTCGAGGGAGTTAGCCATTAAACACCATTTTTTAAGTTCTCCAACAATTCGTGTAAATGCCAGGGATATTGCTCTTGAGGTTAAGGAATCTTCCTGTAAGGAATGTGGGGATCTGTGTGGTGACTCTGTGGATTGCAGGGTTTGGGTGCAGGATGGTATAGAGTATACGGAACCTCCAAAATCCATGATTATCAACGCAATTTTGAAAGAAGTTTATAGTGGCCATGGTTCAATCCCTTTATCAAATGAGAAATATGAAATCCCACAAAACTTAATTACATTTTTTGATAGCTTGGAAAGAAAGGAGGATTGA
- the arsB gene encoding ACR3 family arsenite efflux transporter yields the protein MSKEQNSGIGFFEKYLTVWVILCMFAGVLIGKFLPGIPAFLGRFEYANVSIPMAILIWLMIYPMMLKVDFQSIRNVGKNPKGLFVTWITNWLIKPFTMFGIAWLFFFVIFKSLIPAELAQDYLAGAILLGAAPCTAMVFVWSYLTKGNAAYTVVQVATNDLIILIAFTPIVAFLLGVGGVTIPWDTLILSVVLFVVIPLAGGIITRNYITKRRGLDYFENSFIPKFGNVTTIGLLLTLIIIFSFQGDVILNNPLHIVLIAIPLIIQTFLIFFIAYLASKAIKLPHEIAAPAGMIGASNFFELAVAVAIALFGTQSPAALATIVGVLTEVPVMLILVKIANNTRHWFPEKS from the coding sequence ATGAGTAAGGAACAAAATAGTGGAATTGGATTTTTTGAAAAGTACTTAACCGTATGGGTTATTTTATGTATGTTTGCAGGGGTATTGATTGGAAAGTTTTTACCTGGAATACCAGCGTTTTTAGGACGTTTTGAATATGCAAATGTATCAATACCAATGGCGATTTTAATCTGGCTTATGATATATCCAATGATGCTAAAAGTAGATTTTCAAAGTATTAGAAATGTAGGCAAAAATCCCAAGGGACTTTTTGTTACATGGATAACCAACTGGTTGATAAAGCCATTTACTATGTTCGGCATTGCATGGCTGTTTTTCTTTGTAATTTTTAAATCTCTAATTCCGGCAGAATTGGCACAAGACTATCTTGCGGGAGCAATACTTCTTGGAGCAGCACCGTGTACAGCGATGGTATTTGTATGGAGTTATTTGACCAAAGGCAACGCAGCTTATACCGTCGTGCAAGTGGCAACAAATGATCTTATAATTCTCATAGCTTTCACGCCTATAGTTGCGTTTCTTCTAGGTGTGGGCGGCGTAACCATACCCTGGGACACTCTTATTTTATCTGTAGTATTGTTTGTTGTTATCCCGCTAGCTGGTGGCATAATTACCCGTAATTACATCACAAAAAGGCGAGGACTCGATTACTTTGAGAATAGCTTTATACCGAAGTTTGGGAATGTCACCACCATAGGTCTATTGCTAACATTAATAATAATCTTTTCATTCCAGGGCGATGTAATTCTGAATAATCCACTGCATATTGTTTTAATTGCTATACCATTAATTATTCAGACTTTCCTAATCTTTTTCATTGCATATCTAGCAAGCAAGGCTATAAAACTTCCTCATGAGATAGCAGCGCCTGCTGGCATGATTGGCGCCTCTAACTTTTTTGAACTGGCAGTTGCCGTTGCGATTGCATTGTTTGGAACACAAAGCCCAGCTGCACTTGCTACCATTGTAGGGGTTCTAACAGAAGTGCCTGTTATGTTGATATTAGTAAAGATAGCGAATAATACAAGGCACTGGTTTCCAGAAAAAAGCTAG